GTTTACGAACATCCGGTCAATCGTTTTGTGGCAACCTTCATCGGCGAAGCCAACATCCTTGAATGCGAAAAGGTTGCAGACGACAAAGTCGCTTGCGCTTTCGGCGAACTGGTTGTTGAGAAGAAACCTGAATGGAACGCAAACGAATCCGGCAAGTGCTGCGGCGGTGTAGCTATCCGCATGGAAGACATCCACGTTTGCACTCCCAGCGAAAGCTTTACAAACAACGTATTCGACGCACGTATTCTGGAACGTATCTTCCGCGGTGACTACTGGGAACTGATTGCAGAACTTCCCGGCGTAAGCGCCAACAAGAGTTTGCAGCTCCGCGTCATGACTGACCCCGACGAAATCTACAACGCCGGCGATCAAGTCAAACTTTATATTGAACCGCAATACCTGCAGGTTCTGGCTGACTAATAATGTAAGCAGCCTCTAAAGGCTACTATTTTTTTCTAAAACACAGGAGGAGAAACCTAATGCCTAAGGTTTACGAAATGTCCAATAGTGCTCTTTCCAAGCACAAGGTAACCTTTGCGCTCATTGCAATCGCAGTCATCGCCATTGCAGTTTTGTGGAGTTCCATCTTCGGTTACAACAACGCCACCCAGATTCTTGTAAAGCAGAGCCCGTTTGGCGAAATGTCCTGCGTGGATCACGCCGGTTTCTACTTCAAGGGTTTCGGTACCATTTACGAATACGACCGTACCAAGGACTTCTACTTCAACTCTTCTAACGAAAAGGTCCGCGGTCAGTCCTGGGAAGGTGACGACACCGATGAAGACGATATTTCCGTTACCCTTTCCCGTAACGCAAACGCAGACATCTCTGGCTACATCAAGTACCAGCTCCCCATCAACTGCGACGAACTCATCAAGATCCACATGGACCAGCGTGGCGATAAGCAGCTGAAGCATGGTCTCGTCCGTAACGCAGTTCTTTCCGCAGTCCGCAAAACCGCACCGCTCTTCACCGCAGAAGAAGCCAAGGTGACCAAGATTGCAGAATTCCGCCGTATTGCAGAAGACCAGTTGATCTACGGCGAATACCTGACCACCACCGAAATTCGTGAAGAAAAGGTTGGTGACGATGAAGTGGATTCTACCGGCCGCGTTATCAAGAAGGCAGAAAGCCAGCAGTACACCGTGACCAAGCTCGCTCTCGATTCCAACGGACAGCGCGTTCTGATCAAGGAATCCGCATTGAAGCAGTACAACATCCGTATTCTTCAGTTCGAAATTCAGAACGTGAAGCTTGATGCAAAGGCTCAGCAGCAGTTGGACATCGTGAAGGAACGTGAAATGAAGCGCGTTGCCGAACGTACCGCATCTGAAACTGCAAAGCAGCAGGCAATCACCGCCGAAGCCGAAGGTAAGGCTAAGGTCGCTAAGGAAAAGGCTGAACAGGAAGTTGTCAAGATTCGCGAAGTGACCCAGGCAGAAAAGGAACGCGACGTGGCAATCCTTAACGCTCAGAAGGAAAAGGAAGTTGCACGCCTCGCCGCAGAAAAGGCCGTGGAAGACGCAAAGCGCATCCGTGCCGAAGGTGAAGCAGAAGCTGCAGCAAACCGCGCCAAGGTTCAGGCAGGTCTTACTCCACAGGAAGCTGCAGAATGGGCTTACAAGACTAAGGTTGGTGTTGCACAGTCCCTGGCCAAGTCCAGTCACCCGCTGGTTCCAACCATCATGATGGGCGGCGACGGCAAGAACGGCAATACCGCTATGGACGCCGTCGGCCTCAAATACCTGATGGACATTACCGAAAAGTTGTCCAAATAAACCTCTTTTTGCAGAAAATGAAAAAATATTTTCTAAAAAAGGTTTAAAATTCTCCCAAATTATACTACCTTTGGGCTCACCTAAGCAAGCCCAGGTAGCTCAGTGGTAGAGCACTTCCTTGGTAAGGAAGAGGTCTCGGGTCCGACTCCCGATCTGGGCTCTAGAATTTTAGGGTTATTTAAAGACTCGTCAGCATTGACGGGTCTTTTATTTTTGACCCAACTTTCTATCTTTTGACCATGCAGACAGAAGTCTTCGAAGGTAAACTCACTACCCGCGCCCACATGCGCAAGTTCGGCGTTTTGCTGACTGGCCCCGGCATGTTGTGGCTTATCGTATTTCTGCTTTTGCCCACCATTTTCCTGATGGTTTTGGCTTTTGCCCAGCGCGGCTCCTACGGAAGCATCAACTGGGATTTTTCCATTGAAAATCTAAGACGCCTTATCGGTTTCAGTTCCTTTGGCTGGTCTCCCGACAACTTGCTGATCCTTTGGCGCAGTTTGAAGATTGCCGTCATTACCACAGTGCTTTGCATCGCCTTCGGCCTCCCCATGGCATTCTGGATTGCAAACCACGGCAAGACCATGCGCGCATTCCTTTTTGCATTGATCATGGTGCCCAGCTGCACCAACCTGGTGATCCGTACAGCCGCCTGGATGGTCCTTCTCGGACCGGACATGTTCCCTGCAGAAATTGCAAGATTCTTCGGTCTCATAGCCGAAGGGGAATCCCTGTACCCGGGTAGTTTCGCGGTCTATATCGGCATGGTCAGTTCCATGTTGCCTTTTGCGGTTCTCCCCCTCTACACCAGCGTTGAACGTTTGGACTGGGGCATTGTGGAAGCCAGCCGCGACTTGTACGCCGGCCCCTTCCGCACTTTCTACCACGGCATCCTCTCCCAGATGATGCCGGGCATTGTGGCAAGCGTTATCCTGACTTTGGTCCCCAGCCTCGGTATGTACGTTATCAGTGACTTGCTGGGCGGAGGCAAGTACATGCTTATCGGCAACCTGATCCAGCAGCAGTTCGGTTCCGCCATGGACTGGCCCTTCGGCGCCATGCTGGGTTCCGTGTTGATTATCTGCAGCGTCATCAGTCTGGTGATTTTCCAGAAGGTGGGAGGAAAGAACTTTGTCTAAGAGAAAGCTTCCCATCATCGCCGTCATTCTTTCTGTTATCGGCTTCGCCCTTCTGTACCTCCCCATGTTCCTAGTGGTGGAACAAAGCTTTAACGCCAGCAAGCACGGCCAAAGCTGGGGCGGTTTTACCCTGGATTGGTACACCGGCCTCGCCAGCAACTCCATGGTCCAGACCACCACGGTGAACACCTTGATTCTTGCCGTGGTCAGTACCATCATCGCCACCGTTCTTGGAACCCTCCTGGCCATCGGTATTCATCGTACGCCCTGGGGCAAGAAGATGCAGTATTTCTACGACATGAGCATCAACGTTCCTGTGGTGACCCCGGACATTTTGATGGCCATCGCCCTGGTTTCCGTATTCGCCCTTTTCCGCAGCTGGACCTCGTTGTTCGACCCGGGCATGCTTACCATGGTCATTGCCCACGTTACCCTTGAAACAAGCTTTGTTGTTCTGGTGGTGCAGAGCCGTTTGGTCAGCATCGGCAAGGACCAGATCGAAGCAGCCCGCGACCTTTAC
The nucleotide sequence above comes from Fibrobacter sp.. Encoded proteins:
- a CDS encoding ABC transporter permease is translated as MQTEVFEGKLTTRAHMRKFGVLLTGPGMLWLIVFLLLPTIFLMVLAFAQRGSYGSINWDFSIENLRRLIGFSSFGWSPDNLLILWRSLKIAVITTVLCIAFGLPMAFWIANHGKTMRAFLFALIMVPSCTNLVIRTAAWMVLLGPDMFPAEIARFFGLIAEGESLYPGSFAVYIGMVSSMLPFAVLPLYTSVERLDWGIVEASRDLYAGPFRTFYHGILSQMMPGIVASVILTLVPSLGMYVISDLLGGGKYMLIGNLIQQQFGSAMDWPFGAMLGSVLIICSVISLVIFQKVGGKNFV
- a CDS encoding ABC transporter permease, producing MSKRKLPIIAVILSVIGFALLYLPMFLVVEQSFNASKHGQSWGGFTLDWYTGLASNSMVQTTTVNTLILAVVSTIIATVLGTLLAIGIHRTPWGKKMQYFYDMSINVPVVTPDILMAIALVSVFALFRSWTSLFDPGMLTMVIAHVTLETSFVVLVVQSRLVSIGKDQIEAARDLYASTAGAWFRVIIPQLSTAIVSGALLAFTLSLDDFILSFFTSGPESQTLPLYIYGSLKRGVSPQIHALSSIIFGLTLFVMVLMVLKGIRNERKLAKKKLTNQ